The nucleotide sequence cgtaataaatacatataaatataaatatagatataaatataaatataaatataaatataaatataaatataaatataaatatataaataattttttaaaattaaaaaagaataataaaatgtcgGTAATTGTTTAGGAAGACGAAATTCAGCAGTATTCCTGCGGTGTGTGGTGCTAAAAATCTGATCCctaatgaagaaaatgaaatcgATCACGAATGCTTAAATGGTCTTTCAGTATCTGTTGATTCAAATTTTGTTATGCGTCcacgaataataataacggGAGTTATTGCGGTAATGAAGGGAAGCAGTTCAGTACCTGGTGGTGGACGTGAAATCTCGAAAACAACTCCAacgatttcttttaaaaatcttttataggTTGTTGAAACCATATCTAATAAGATATGTCGGAAAcagaatttcgaaaaaaattctttaaaaatattttttagttgcaaaaaagtataaaattgcattttcaattttattagagaaaatgcaattttacacttttttgcaaataaaatattttcttttaacaatttttttcgaaattctgTTTCCGACACATccttacaattagatattgTTTTCaacaacttataaaaaatttttgaaagaaatcgTTGGAGccgttttttcgaaatttcatGTCCATTACCAGCTACTGAACTGCTTCTCTTCCATTACCAATAACTCTcctgttattattaatattaataattttttttaaataattataaaagaatatagaattatatgtGCCAAAGTTTCAAATACTcagaattctttatttcttaaatatttaactcagaattctttatttcttaaatatttaacttaaaaaaaatctattttttcgcTTGTCAAGGCCGGTTGTCTACCcccttaaatattattattattatacatatacctattCGTGGACGCATAACAAAATTTGAATCAACAGATACTGAAAGACCATTTAAGCATTCGTGATcgatttcattttcttcattagGGATCAGATTTTTAGCACCACACACTCCGCAGAAATACTGCTGAATTTCGTCTTCCTAAACAATTACcgacattttattattcttttttaattttaaaaaattatttatatatttatatttatatttatatttatatttatatttatatctatatttatatttatatatatttattacgctttacagatttacttttttacttacGCTTGTCctttccatattttttatattttttatatattctatatttttttatattttatattttatatttttcaatacttttttaatactcttattactttattaacttTCACTTTACAAAATTCTTATATGCTATGTTAATACATATACGATAACGGCGATGACGGCGACCATGATTACATGGTATCGGCGACCATGGTTACACGTTGTCGGCGACCATCTTACACGACGTAGGCTACCACGTTACACGACGTAGGCGGCTACGATATACGATGTCGGCGACTCCGATATATGATGTCGCCTACATCTCGACATGAGTGAAAACGCACCTTTTCACGCTTTCACGAAAGCCGGAGCGCCCGGAGCACGGAGCACGCTCGTCGGAGGACTCGGAGCTCGGACAGTCGGAGCTGTCCGACAGGTTATACACCGCAGCTATGAGTGATGTTCTCGTGATCGGTTTTGCGGGACGATAATTCGCACTTTCCTATGTTCTCGCGAACCGCCGCGATTGCGTCACCATGATCTCCAGCTCCACGGTCCCATTTGTTTCGCTGTTTCTCTTCCTGCTGAACGCTCGGGCGGGTCCCGTGCCGGATGCTCCGAAACTGTTGATCGTGTCTTACGATGCGTTCAGGTGTGAGAATATTCGTGGTAACATAAAGACATAAAAACGAAGTAtaagatttagaaaaattattgttacacgAAAAGAACGGTTCTGCTGaagtatatgtacaaattaatGGCTGCAGatataaatctgaaaataattatagaccattaaattaattatatagcaCGCTCAAGCATGATCCCAATAAACGAATAAGTAAATTGTCCATAATAGTATGACAACAGATTTGCTCAGATATTGCAACAAATCAGTCTGTATTAAGGATGTATCACGTATACCTTCCCAGCAAAAAGCATAGTAATCTGAGAAATCTAATATATATCGGTTGTATGCATACTTTAACGGTTGACTATTATTGCATATCATAAACAAGGActtaatattactgatatttaaGTGATTTTAaccattttttatcattactGGCAGcgtatttgtaaatattcttaatagaGGTTCAAAACTTTTGGCTGGGAATCTTGCCTGAATCCAACTGCTAGAAACAAAagtcatacatatataatctgGATAAAGACAGAAAGTAACGGTTAAATATACGGTAAATAAATAcgctgaataaaaaataaaaagaaaaaatatacggcATTGATACACGGTTTCCgatagattaaaaattttatcgctatcgcctagcattgtgcaaggggcttaaatATCGGAACATAACCATAATCTGACAGTATAGATTGTCAGCAGAAATGTGAACAGAATTtgtcaatttataaatatttaaatgaaatacattttggtagattcaaaaatattgtagaaataCAAAATGGTAGATTCTGATCAATTTCTGGAGTCAATCTGCTATGTGTCTGCTGAACACGCCCATTATATTCTGTTATAGAGTCTGACTGaaacaatcttttttaatttcggcCGAAACTTTCATGGGAATTCTAGAAGGGCCATATGTATACACGCACACAGATATACTATACactttttctttgtataaatatcataatttaattattaaaataattacacatGTTATAACAATCCTACTATTACAATTCTATTATCACAACCTGtagtatgttatatattatccGTAGTATCACAGTCATATTATTgaaacaataacaaaatttctaaacataaagtaaaaatattttttaaacatgtctgaaaaatatggaaaataaacAGTCTTGGCTACATCGCTGAAACTTTCTTCCAATTTCAGCCGAAACCAAAACCGAAACCGAGTTTTCGGACTCtattctgttatatttctgttgacattctatatatgtaaaatttgtagTGGACGCTTTCAATATTGGGATGATAATGGTGCAAAAAGTTTTGACATTCTAGTAACCAAacgtcatatataaatatttagacgGTACCacatgattatttttaaatctatatctagctaaatttttagatatttcagCAACCATTCTTTTCATATAGGATCTTATTTGGATCTTACAGAATGACTGAAAGCATCAGTATTGATTTATTCTGTATTGCTATTTACTTATTGAAATGTGGAAGAATACAtatgaaatgaaaatatataggattttatttcatttctctttcttctgtATAGATATGACTATTTCGAGAGAAATTTGACACCTTTCATGAGCCACTTAAAGGTGGAAGGCACTTACACGGACTATATGATGAATATTTTCGTCACCAAGACCTTCCCCAATCATCATACGATGGCGACGGGATTTTACGCGGAAACACATGGGGTTAtagataatgaattttttgatTCTAGGAAAGATAATATTACTAAGTATTCTTACGAACTGTATCATTACAACGACAATATTCTGCCTATTTGGGTATGTAGCaagatgataattatattttacttatatacttaagcatgttttacattttattaacacatttttcgGTTTAACGATTTCAGACGGTTAATGAAAAAAGTGGCAGACGTAGTGGCACGATGATGTGGCCGGGTTCTGTGTTCGAATATCAAGGAACGTCACCTACTTTCGCACAAGTGTGTTGAATTAACATACGGAATAATATACCTAGCCAACACACATATTTCAAATCAGGACATATgacgtctttaagacgtctttatgATCCCAATTTGGGACATTGTGTTCACTGGGTAGATATACTTAGATCTTAGAGATATCTatcgattatattaataaaatattttaggcTTTTAATGACACGATTTCCTGGGAGAAACGAGTTGATGAATTATTGTCGTGGTTTGTACATCCCACAAACCCGATAAACTTGgggatattatatattgaggATCCAGATTACCATGGTCACGCTACAGGAATAAATAGTCccgaatttaatgaaattctcAGAAAATTggataatattacaaaatatatgcacgacaaaattgattattatggTTTGACAGATGATCTTAATGTGATTCACTTAAGTGACCATGGCATGGCATCAGTCACGAtggaaagaataataaatttaacaaattacatCAATGCTAGCGATTATATATTCGTGGGAACTTCTCCGGGATTACATATCTTTCCACATCCTGGTAAGGCTGGTTCACGATACGATTTGTGTGGAATTATTGTCTTTGTTAAAActttgtcttttttaaaatacgtcACTTAGGGAAAGAAGAGATGATTTATCAGAAATTGAAGTTTGCCGCGGAACAAACGAAAACGTTCAAAGTATATAAAAGAGAAGATATTCCGAAGAAGTATCATTATGGCGATAACACTCGTGTAGGACCCATTTTTGTCATAGCTGAAGTTGGATATGCATTTCAGAACCTTTATGATACcatagaatattataaacggaaatttaatattacaggtaattttgtactggcCACACACTTATTGCTATATAtgtactatttttatataacttttaacgTTGTTTCCCATTCAGTTAACAATCAGACAGAGTTTGGGCTGCATGGTTATAATAATGAAGCTAAAGAAATGCATCCATTCTTCTTTGCGAATGGACCTGCTTTTATGCCAAAATGTAAATTGGAGCCTTTTAACAATACAGATCTATTTCCCTTATTTTGCGAAATACTTAATTTGAAGTGCCCCATAGTTAATGGCACTTTATCTCACATAACAAAGTGCCTTAGGACACAATCGAAAGATATATCaatatctacatataaaatgttcagtaagtatttcttttaacaatgtatgtaaataataaataaattattcttttaataaaaacatggATTTTACAgaatcttaataatatttttgtttagttGCAGTCATCATAACCACCATGTTAATAGGAATTTCAGTAGTGGCGACAATAATTTATAGGAAAAAACGAAGATTAGCATATAATTATAGGTAAAGAACAAATACatgatgataaatattaatggatcgattttcttgacTTGTAgcagttttaaaaatttgaatttttttctctttcttttttataataaatttgctactcttttattttgttttatctaaataaCAAAACTCTTGTAGCattaataagatttaataacaaaattatttttatttttcagggAATCGTATTATACGTTGGGCGAAtaagatattacaatttataataaacataacaTTATACATCTTAGTTAGGTTTTAGTTAGTAAATTAATCTAATATATGACAGGGATATTATACACGAAAGtgatatctatataaattattatgttttcaACAATGAAtagtacaaatataattttttatctcctTTTGGATCTCCTCTATGTGTAAGGAAACATGTTCACTAGATATAATTTAGACATTAACGTAATTATTTAGTGTTGGTACAGATTTTTAGACATTTAAAACGTTAAGAATTTGTTAAATCATAAAATGGCATCATAGAATagcaaattcaaaataatatttctcattagtatttataaatataacttacTAAACTACGATATGtgatcttattattataaatgtaacatttctgagtaaattacaattattaactccgtttaacttttattttagaacattACTGGATGAATATGAAACTCAACAGCTTTGGGACGAAAGTTTAATACCTCATTTATGAAAAACTTTCTCTCAAAtaaacacataatttttaaaaaataggaaCGGATTCatactttttgaattattttcttcctctaAATAGTACACAATTTGTCCTTTTCTAAATATTGCATCACAAAATAGAAAACCTTCGCGTTGATTTACGTCAAGGATTAATTAAGCAGTTTTTAAATCTCCTTTTCCATTTATTATCCGATAATGACTCGTGTTGTCGAACGGATTTATCGCAGAATTGATCGCGAGCAAGACACGTAATGGAGGCAATTTGCATTGAGTTATTCCACGTGAAAGCTCTTACGATCCTATTTGCAAGATCTCCTGACAGGTGAAGCGAGATGTCATTACATATTTGAGGCAATGGCTTTGAGAAGATATAAATagcgaatattttaatatacgtatatttcaTTTGTAGAATTGCATTAGATAATTTCCCAGCAAACACAGAATACACCGAGTGAGCAATTTGCTATCAAATTGCTCACTCGGTGTATTCTGTGTTTGCTGGGTTTGGGTTCTCAACAATCAatgatattttgcaatattattctCCATTGTTATAGATTAATTCAAGTACATCGTAGCGAAAGTAAGCGAAACTATATCAGATGCtttgtgttaataaaaatatataaatttagaattgTACTTGGAGAATTGGAATTATGCATTTActgtataaaattatgcatACACTGAAATGTTCCCCGACTGTAAAACGTTCCCTGATGAATAAGATTAATTACGTATGCAGAACAACATAGTCGTATCGATTAGAATTATGTATGAAACATGTAGATATATAATGCTCGAGGCTCCGTTtgattcatttatttcatgCCAAAGCGACTTTGTACAATCGTCATTAACGTGGATATGACGGAATTAATCGACGAAGAAGGATATACCTCGCATTccaattttacttttcttcaGCAGCGAATAACATATTATCATCTTGTCTGCCCagcaatttttgtataattgtacactataataaaattttcattattatacgtaaaatattgtGTATGTGAATAAGACTTATTTGGCCTCGTAATATGAGTTGTTATTTAGCCATTTATGTCGTTcgaaatgtttatattaattcctttcatgacaccaaagtcttaagaattaattgattttttggtacgagaaagttaaaatgcatatctttacgccagaaaaaaattaaaccgcattaccgaacatataaagaagaattatgactttgaaaattcgatatttataagtgacgttatcgaaaaagtctattttccacatttcaatgtaataatttgtttatcaaatatcttaagatattaaatattaactgcgcTACATATTCGCTAAACTCTATACTTTCGATAGTGCCGATGAAAATACAGTcaccaaatatttaaacaaaatgtttatgttaaaagttgacctgaaatgtggtttatagatgaatatttttaatggcgaCTTTCAAGGAATTATTTGGCAACGCTGCAAGTTAATTGTGCGCTCATGTCACATTTTAGTTCATCACGTACGGTTTATTATCaactatttattatgtttaaaaaaaaataatccaaaAAATTGCCCCTTATTTTTATCCACATTACTCCTcactttatgtttcttatatcactcattattattataaaatctctctttgtgataaaaataaaagaaaatgtcacaatattctttgattaatgaaattgacacttacattattgacacttttgttatcaacttcacattttacaatcgGCGCCCTGTAAAGCGCAGCGTTGCCATATTATTGTTCTGGCAGtaaaatttaccaaaaaatgaaaaatttctaaatacacataatattttcacttttttcttgtaattaaacataataattaattataccttgattttatataagtttaatgcaatatacaagaGTTTGCTGAGGCCCTGCTTAAGCTATCCTACAAAATACGCTCCTCcgtgaaaggaataccttaaactatcatgtattttttgctttaattgGAAATtgtcattacatttatatacataagaCAATTATTGgcaattattattgcatttatatccaaaatttataaaatatatttataaaatataatttattcacaaTTATTGTAACTTATACCATACGCATTTCCAGTGCTTTTTCGAAAGagtattgtaaaattaacgaTGTTCTTTGTTCTTCAGAGTATAAGATCTCGAATGCTCAATCAAGGAAGCggaaagtttttttattagctCCCAgtcttgtatataatattgcgATAAATTGCTCGCGCAAAACAGcgcgaaatattaaaatggaGAAATTTAATCGCATCATGACAATTACTATCGTATGTAGCTATAAggcgtaaattaaattacccATATTTTCAGCCTACTGAAAACGTTGTAATTACGATTAATAATCGCAAATGTAGTTACAATTACAAATTGAAAGAGTAAAAATTCTACGCGTCactctataatatatgtgatgTCTTtgatgcatatacatataatcgtttctttgcaaaatttttttatctcttatatCGCACAAAAACAATCCTATATCAATGATTTACCTGCCTAATATTATGGGTGTTAAAATCCCGTGATAAACAATATGCTACATGagctttttgaaataaaatatcgaattgtGCAGATATAAGGACTGccttttttaaattgcttttGAGATTGCTATTGCTATTGATGACGTAAATGGAATATTTTTGTAGCtctgaaaatatatgatacaagaatatatattatagaaaactATACAAAATGAAATTGTGCCAACCACGATTTGATCAAATCAAAATGCTGATTAATATCTTAAGTATAAGTGAGAACTTTGCGAACGTTATATATCTCTTCTGACTCACCGGGTCAATTACTTCATATTTCTCGACGCAAGCGGAAATATATGTTCCTCAGAATATAAGGTTTATACATGAAACCACGAATGGAGTTCTATGTCAGCGGATTTCATAAATCGTATCTTTATCAAGCGGGATTTACGAATCCGCATCATCAGGAGTGATTTAACGTTCGGGCGTTTGTATAAAAGTGAcgttttctctttattttcgtGCACACTCTCCATCGGCAGACAGATCTTAGGAATCGTAAAAAAAGTAAGGAAGTAATAATTTGGTCACGTTAATCGTCACGTAATTATGATATCCTTCACGTGGAACGTTAGCTAGATTTCAAACAAAGTCTTCTCTTTAACAAGAGTGATTATTTGACCAAACTGATGTTTAATATCGTCgagttacattaatttatttgacgtTTCGACATTAGTTTTGTGTCCTTATCAAGAGTTTACTAAAACAACGAAGtcattacataaaaaatatatcgcacaAGGAACAAAGAACGTAGAAAGGGAAATAAATACCTGTCCCATATTAAagattcttcttcttcttcttctctagCCTGTTTTCATCCACTCCTGGACATAGGCCTCTTCCATTTCCTTCcatgtctttctctctttttctccattAAAGATTATAGCCGCACATATTTTTTGCAGTTTTAACactttgtcaaattttaatgtgAAGGATCCGCGACCCATCCCCCATCCTTAATTAATCGTGCGATGTAGCACAGAATACATAACCAGAAAGAGACGTGCGAGAAACGTCGTCGTTCCGAGTCGGAGGACGGAGTCTAACTTATTTGTAAATACCGAATACGCGATTGCCAGGTCACCGGAAGAAAAACATACACTCGAAAAGAAAACTATTATGTGGATCTTATAATTCGGTCATATAACGGGTTAAGATTTtccgtgttttttttttagattgatCGTATTGTCgtgttttttaatgtaaaagatCTCCGCTATCTCCCTCTTCCttacatttctctctctatgCAAAACCTCATATTATAAGATCCGCATATAATAGTTTTCTTTTCGAGTGTATGTTTTTCTTCCGGTGACCCAATCGCGTATCGGTATTTACAAATTAGTTAGACTCCGTCCTCCGACTCGGAACGACGTTTCTCGCACGTCTCTGTTCTGGTTATGTATTGTTTCTGTGCTACATCGCACGATTAATTAAGGATGAATCGCGGATCCTTCACATTGAAATTTGACAAAGTgttaaaactgtaaaaaatatgtgcGGCTAATCTTTAATATGGGACAGGTATTTATTTCCCTTTCTACGTTCTTTGTTCCTCgtgcgatatattttttatgtaacatgaCTTCGTTGTTTTAGTAAACTCTTGATAAGGACACAAAACTagtgtcgaaacgtcgaaTGAATTAATGTAACTCTACGATATTAAACGTCAGTTTGGTCAAATAATCACTCTTGTTAATTTTCACTGacgaagaaaagaattttatatcttttctttaagTACAATAAAACAAATGGTATCTTTTATCAGCaacaatgttatataattttcttcgtttttaattttaaattgtaatttatgcaAACAGTTTTTAATTGTACCTTTGgaattcataattattactattttacatattatttttgtctaataGGAAAAAGTTAGCAATACGCTAGCAGTTTATCTGTCGATTCAAACAGAATATCGTAGCAGATTGACATCAACTGTACCCATATATATTAAGAAGGTTGAGACGCgcaaaagtttaaaaaattctctttaaaaaaatcaacgttatatatacaattctttcgtTATACGATATATGTAGATATGTAGATATACGATATAGGGTGTAACAAGATCCATGAGATAAACTTTAGGGAATGGTAGGTCTTACCAaaagaatcaatttttgttaaggAACCCTTGTCCTATATACGACGCGTCTTTGAGGGTTAAAGCTTTGGTGTACTACATCACTCCAGTCGATATTAATAGGAAGAAGCTAATTGAAAGGATCATGAAGGCTTTGATCAAATCaggaataatattacaatatttcaaGCAGTAAGAAATGCAATATGCTACACagatatgataaatataatcaggTGCAAGGCAGGTACTTTAAAcactttttgtaatatatatacgtttattgACTCCCCTCAGGGTTGCAAggcgttttgaagggacgttCCCAACAACTGCCCTTTACAAACTTACACAACTCTTATTCTACCTTATCACTAGTCCTTAAcactttttgtaataaaatgtgtaaataaaattaaaagaaaaacagcaaaaaatacaaaaataaaattaaggaaCGTGTCGActaatatactaatatatttaattttatttttgtattttttacttttttttaaattttatttacattttttattacagaagGTGTTTAAAGCCTGCCTTGCAcctgattatatttatcatatcaGTATGTAGCATTGAATTTCTTACTGTTTGGAATATctggaatattttaatattaattaagagcCAATCGATGTTGACGGtgcgaaattatatttattcttcatGGAATTAAACGACGTACGTTTCGGTCCCTAATCGGACCATCTTCAGCAACTAAACAGagtattattacaaattgagTAATGGATAGAAATCGCAATGCTTTATACATGTAGATTTCAATACATACTGTGCTGTGTGAGTTGTAGAATGTAAATGTGTTTAATTTGACACGTCGGTGGGCACTCATTCACAGGTGACAAGACATTCTATGTGTG is from Temnothorax longispinosus isolate EJ_2023e chromosome 10, Tlon_JGU_v1, whole genome shotgun sequence and encodes:
- the LOC139820330 gene encoding ectonucleotide pyrophosphatase/phosphodiesterase family member 5, translating into MISSSTVPFVSLFLFLLNARAGPVPDAPKLLIVSYDAFRYDYFERNLTPFMSHLKVEGTYTDYMMNIFVTKTFPNHHTMATGFYAETHGVIDNEFFDSRKDNITKYSYELYHYNDNILPIWTVNEKSGRRSGTMMWPGSVFEYQGTSPTFAQAFNDTISWEKRVDELLSWFVHPTNPINLGILYIEDPDYHGHATGINSPEFNEILRKLDNITKYMHDKIDYYGLTDDLNVIHLSDHGMASVTMERIINLTNYINASDYIFVGTSPGLHIFPHPGKEEMIYQKLKFAAEQTKTFKVYKREDIPKKYHYGDNTRVGPIFVIAEVGYAFQNLYDTIEYYKRKFNITVNNQTEFGLHGYNNEAKEMHPFFFANGPAFMPKCKLEPFNNTDLFPLFCEILNLKCPIVNGTLSHITKCLRTQSKDISISTYKMFIAVIITTMLIGISVVATIIYRKKRRLAYNYRESYYTLGE